One Kineococcus radiotolerans SRS30216 = ATCC BAA-149 DNA window includes the following coding sequences:
- a CDS encoding SDR family NAD(P)-dependent oxidoreductase encodes MPDTTARPFAVVTGASTGIGRELAAQFTAGGYDVLVAAEDDRIHDVPAALSAVSPDARAEAVQVDLAVPGGVERLWAAATAGGRVVDAVALHAGVGVGGEFTTTPLADEERMIALNVVSVVHLAKLAATDMAARGEGRLLFTSSLAARVPAPYQAVYGATKAFVQSLAQSLRQELEQRGVVVTAFLPGPTDTEFFDRAGMQDTAMAQTSAKDDPATVAEQAFAAFRKGRDHVVTGSLGTKVQGAVANVLPNAPLAKGQGKLAAPGSGE; translated from the coding sequence GTGCCCGACACCACCGCCCGCCCCTTCGCCGTCGTCACCGGCGCCTCCACCGGCATCGGCCGGGAACTGGCCGCGCAGTTCACCGCCGGCGGGTACGACGTCCTCGTCGCCGCCGAGGACGACCGGATCCACGACGTCCCCGCCGCGCTGAGCGCGGTGAGCCCCGACGCGCGCGCCGAGGCCGTCCAGGTCGACCTCGCCGTGCCCGGCGGGGTGGAGCGGCTGTGGGCGGCGGCGACCGCGGGCGGCCGGGTCGTGGACGCGGTCGCCCTGCACGCCGGCGTCGGGGTCGGCGGGGAGTTCACCACGACCCCCCTCGCCGACGAGGAGCGGATGATCGCCCTCAACGTCGTCTCGGTGGTGCACCTGGCCAAGCTGGCCGCGACGGACATGGCCGCCCGCGGCGAGGGGCGCCTGCTCTTCACCTCCTCGCTGGCGGCGCGCGTGCCCGCGCCGTACCAGGCCGTCTACGGGGCCACCAAGGCCTTCGTCCAGTCCCTGGCCCAGTCGCTGCGGCAGGAGCTGGAGCAGCGCGGCGTCGTGGTGACCGCGTTCCTGCCCGGCCCCACCGACACCGAGTTCTTCGACCGCGCCGGGATGCAGGACACCGCGATGGCGCAGACCTCGGCCAAGGACGACCCGGCCACGGTGGCCGAGCAGGCGTTCGCGGCGTTCCGCAAGGGGCGCGACCACGTCGTCACGGGGTCGCTGGGGACGAAGGTGCAGGGCGCGGTGGCCAACGTGCTGCCCAACGCCCCCCTGGCCAAGGGGCAGGGGAAGCTCGCCGCCCCGGGCTCCGGGGAGTAG
- a CDS encoding MFS transporter translates to MTTSPSVSLRSRYARLPELAGRAYLPTTALGRLPITMVPLAILALVTSTSGSVAVGGSASAAAAVGEAVGVPVVGWFADRRGQRAVLLAVVALHLAALVGLFAALDGASAATVLAAAAAVGLTLPSVGGFSRARWLRMTTAEDERSTAFAFEGTVDEAAFILGPALVGIIGVAVSPAAALLSTAALTTVFVTAFALHPSHRVTGAVRAAGAGPVPPLPGIVVVPVLGMLAMGAVFGATQTGVTAAAEAIGSASLGSLVYAVSAIGSTATTICLVLLPDRFGLRSRWVACALGLLVGAGLMAATATSLLPLTVAVLVAGLFIGPTLVTVNTIAATLVAAERGALLMALLNSGVVLGVATGAALGGALAEHFGPASGFAVVGAAAALLLALAPLAPVRRAVP, encoded by the coding sequence GTGACGACCTCCCCCTCCGTCTCCCTGCGCTCGCGCTACGCGCGGCTGCCCGAGCTCGCCGGGCGCGCGTACCTGCCGACGACCGCCCTGGGACGGCTGCCCATCACGATGGTGCCGCTGGCGATCCTCGCCCTGGTCACCTCCACCAGCGGCTCGGTGGCCGTCGGCGGGTCCGCGAGCGCCGCCGCCGCCGTCGGCGAGGCGGTCGGGGTGCCCGTCGTCGGCTGGTTCGCCGACCGCCGCGGGCAGCGGGCGGTGCTGCTCGCCGTCGTCGCGCTGCACCTGGCGGCGCTGGTGGGCTTGTTCGCGGCGCTGGACGGCGCCTCCGCCGCCACCGTCCTCGCCGCCGCGGCGGCCGTGGGCCTGACCCTGCCCTCGGTCGGGGGGTTCTCCCGCGCCCGGTGGCTGCGGATGACCACCGCCGAGGACGAGCGGTCCACGGCCTTCGCCTTCGAGGGGACCGTCGACGAGGCGGCCTTCATCCTCGGCCCGGCGCTGGTCGGGATCATCGGGGTGGCGGTCAGCCCCGCGGCGGCGCTGCTCAGCACCGCCGCCCTCACCACGGTGTTCGTCACCGCGTTCGCGCTGCACCCCAGCCACCGCGTCACCGGGGCGGTGCGCGCCGCCGGCGCCGGTCCCGTCCCCCCGCTGCCGGGGATCGTGGTCGTCCCGGTGCTGGGGATGCTCGCCATGGGGGCGGTCTTCGGCGCGACGCAGACCGGCGTCACGGCCGCGGCCGAGGCGATCGGCTCGGCCTCGCTGGGTTCCCTGGTCTACGCCGTGTCGGCGATCGGGTCCACGGCGACGACGATCTGCCTGGTGCTGCTGCCGGACCGCTTCGGGCTGCGCTCGCGCTGGGTGGCCTGCGCCCTCGGGCTGCTCGTCGGCGCGGGCCTGATGGCCGCGACGGCGACCTCGCTGCTCCCGCTGACCGTCGCCGTCCTCGTGGCGGGCCTGTTCATCGGGCCGACGCTGGTGACGGTGAACACCATCGCCGCGACGCTGGTGGCCGCCGAGCGCGGGGCGCTGCTGATGGCGCTGCTGAACTCCGGCGTGGTGCTCGGCGTCGCCACCGGCGCCGCCCTCGGCGGGGCGCTGGCCGAGCACTTCGGGCCCGCGTCGGGTTTCGCGGTGGTCGGGGCGGCGGCCGCGCTGCTGCTGGCGCTCGCCCCGCTCGCGCCGGTCAGGCGTGCAGTTCCCTGA
- a CDS encoding oxidoreductase, with translation MPQQDTTPWTPDAMGRQEGRTVLVTGANSGLGLQVATEFARRGADVLLACRNAERGRAAVAELTAAVRDSGVEPTVEVIPLDVADLASVRRAAGDVLHRRSGIDVLVNNAGVMAPPFGRTVDGFETQVGTNHLGHFAFTGLLLPALLTGGGARVVSVASVAHKFGRLNRQNYQSERSYQKWLAYGQSKLSNLLFAFELQRRAAAVGAGIVSTAAHPGLSDTNLWKNTPLAPGRVGAPLGTALSRAVGQPPAQGAWPLLRAATDPAVVGGEYFGPGGRKEWRGFPVQVQANAAAYDTADAAWLWARSVEWTGVDFRELHA, from the coding sequence GTGCCGCAGCAGGACACGACCCCCTGGACGCCCGACGCGATGGGCCGGCAGGAGGGGCGCACGGTGCTGGTCACCGGCGCGAACTCCGGGCTCGGCCTCCAAGTCGCGACGGAGTTCGCCCGCCGCGGGGCGGACGTGCTGCTGGCCTGCCGCAACGCCGAGCGCGGCCGCGCCGCCGTGGCCGAGCTGACCGCCGCGGTGCGCGACTCCGGGGTGGAGCCGACGGTCGAGGTGATCCCCCTCGACGTCGCCGACCTGGCCAGCGTGCGCCGCGCCGCCGGGGACGTGCTGCACCGCCGCTCCGGCATCGACGTCCTGGTCAACAACGCCGGCGTCATGGCGCCCCCGTTCGGGCGCACCGTGGACGGTTTCGAGACCCAGGTCGGGACGAACCACCTGGGCCACTTCGCGTTCACCGGCCTGCTGCTGCCGGCCCTGCTGACCGGCGGGGGAGCGCGGGTCGTCAGCGTCGCCAGCGTCGCCCACAAGTTCGGCCGGCTGAACCGGCAGAACTACCAGAGCGAGCGCTCGTACCAGAAGTGGCTGGCCTACGGGCAGTCCAAGCTCTCGAACCTGCTGTTCGCCTTCGAGCTGCAGCGGCGCGCCGCCGCCGTCGGCGCCGGGATCGTGTCCACCGCCGCCCACCCGGGCTTGTCGGACACGAACCTGTGGAAGAACACGCCCCTGGCGCCCGGCCGCGTCGGCGCCCCGCTGGGGACGGCGCTGAGCCGGGCCGTGGGCCAGCCCCCCGCCCAGGGGGCGTGGCCGCTGCTGCGGGCCGCGACCGACCCCGCCGTGGTGGGCGGGGAGTACTTCGGTCCCGGCGGCCGCAAGGAGTGGCGCGGTTTCCCCGTCCAGGTCCAGGCGAACGCCGCGGCCTACGACACCGCCGACGCCGCCTGGTTGTGGGCCCGCTCGGTGGAGTGGACCGGGGTGGACTTCAGGGAACTGCACGCCTGA
- a CDS encoding GuaB3 family IMP dehydrogenase-related protein yields MQEIEIGRGKRGRRAYSFDDIAVVPSRRTRDPEDVSTAWQIDAYHFDIPVMSAPMDSVASPATAVLMGKLGGLGVLDLEGLWTRYEDPEPLLAEIAALDPVVAIPRMQEMYAEPVKAELITSRLAEVRAAGVTVAGALSPQRTNEFWKVVVDAGVDLFVIRGTTVSAEHVSGRSEPLNLKRFIYELDVPVVVGGAAGYTAALHLMRTGAAGVLVGFGGGAAHTTRTVLGIHAPMASAVADVAAARRDYMDESGGRYVHVIADGGVGTSGDIVKAIACGADAVMLGASLARATEAPGRGWHWGPEAHHSVLPRGERVRVGTAAPLAEILEGPGRAADGTTNLMGALRRSMATTGYSDLKEFQRIEVVVSPYQPA; encoded by the coding sequence GTGCAGGAGATCGAGATCGGCCGCGGCAAGCGGGGGCGACGCGCCTACAGCTTCGACGACATCGCCGTCGTCCCGAGCCGGCGGACGCGGGACCCCGAGGACGTCTCCACGGCGTGGCAGATCGACGCGTACCACTTCGACATCCCCGTGATGAGCGCGCCGATGGACTCCGTCGCCTCCCCGGCCACGGCCGTCCTCATGGGCAAGCTCGGGGGCCTCGGCGTCCTCGACCTCGAGGGCCTCTGGACCCGCTACGAGGACCCGGAACCGCTGCTGGCCGAGATCGCCGCCCTGGACCCGGTCGTCGCGATCCCGCGCATGCAGGAGATGTACGCCGAACCCGTCAAGGCCGAGCTCATCACCAGCCGGCTCGCGGAGGTCCGCGCCGCGGGCGTCACCGTCGCCGGGGCGCTCTCCCCGCAGCGGACCAACGAGTTCTGGAAGGTCGTCGTCGACGCCGGCGTGGACCTGTTCGTCATCCGCGGCACGACGGTGTCCGCCGAGCACGTCTCCGGGCGCAGCGAACCGCTGAACCTCAAGCGGTTCATCTACGAGCTCGACGTCCCCGTCGTCGTCGGCGGGGCGGCCGGCTACACCGCGGCCCTGCACCTCATGCGCACCGGCGCCGCCGGGGTCCTCGTCGGCTTCGGCGGGGGAGCGGCCCACACCACCCGCACCGTGCTGGGCATCCACGCCCCGATGGCCAGCGCCGTCGCCGACGTCGCGGCCGCCCGCCGGGACTACATGGACGAGTCCGGCGGCCGCTACGTCCACGTCATCGCCGACGGCGGGGTCGGGACCTCCGGCGACATCGTCAAGGCGATCGCCTGCGGGGCCGACGCCGTCATGCTCGGGGCGTCGCTGGCCCGCGCCACCGAGGCGCCCGGTCGCGGCTGGCACTGGGGTCCCGAGGCCCACCACTCCGTCCTGCCCCGCGGGGAGCGCGTCCGGGTCGGCACCGCCGCCCCGCTGGCCGAGATCCTCGAGGGCCCCGGCCGCGCCGCGGACGGCACGACGAACCTCATGGGCGCGCTGCGCCGCTCGATGGCCACGACGGGCTACTCCGACCTCAAGGAGTTCCAGCGCATCGAGGTCGTCGTCTCCCCGTACCAGCCCGCCTGA
- the guaB gene encoding IMP dehydrogenase, with protein MGLTYDDVLLLPGESDVIPSEVDTSTRVSKRVSLRIPLLSSAMDTVTESRMAIAMARQGGLGVLHRNLSAEEQAAQVDLVKRSESGMVTQPVTTTPDATLADVDVLCGRYRISGVPVVDADGRLVGIVTNRDLRFESDFSRPVRDVMTKAPLVTAPVGISTDDAMQLLRQHKIEKLPIVDAENRLTGLITVKDYVKSEQYPLATKDDDGRLRVAAAIGIFEDAWKRAMGLVDAGVDVLVVDMAHGHSQAVLEMISRLKGDSAAAHVDVVGGNVATRAAAQALVDAGADGIKVGVGPGSICTTRVVAGVGVPQVTAIHEAAKAAKRAGVPVIGDGGLQYSGDIAKALVAGADTVMLGSLLAGCDESPGDLVFINGKQFKSYRGMGSLGAQQTRQGGRSFSKDRYFQNDVASDDRFVPEGVEGQVPYRGPLSAVAHQLVGGLRQSMFYAGARTVPQLQQVGNFVRITPAGLKESHPHDIQMTVEAPNYSGR; from the coding sequence GTGGGTCTGACCTACGACGACGTCCTGCTGCTGCCGGGCGAGTCCGACGTCATCCCCTCCGAGGTGGACACCTCGACGCGGGTCTCCAAGCGCGTCAGCCTGCGGATCCCGCTGCTGAGCTCGGCGATGGACACCGTCACCGAGTCCCGGATGGCCATCGCGATGGCCCGCCAGGGCGGCCTCGGCGTGCTGCACCGCAACCTGTCCGCCGAGGAGCAGGCCGCCCAGGTCGACCTCGTGAAGCGGTCCGAGTCGGGCATGGTCACCCAGCCCGTGACCACCACCCCGGACGCCACGCTGGCCGACGTGGACGTCCTCTGCGGGCGCTACCGGATCTCCGGGGTGCCCGTGGTGGACGCCGACGGCCGCCTCGTGGGGATCGTCACCAACCGCGACCTGCGCTTCGAGAGCGACTTCTCCCGCCCCGTGCGCGACGTCATGACCAAGGCCCCGCTGGTCACCGCGCCGGTCGGCATCTCCACTGACGACGCCATGCAGCTGCTGCGCCAGCACAAGATCGAGAAGCTGCCGATCGTCGACGCCGAGAACCGCCTCACCGGGCTGATCACGGTGAAGGACTACGTGAAGTCCGAGCAGTACCCGCTGGCCACCAAGGACGACGACGGGCGGCTGCGGGTCGCGGCCGCGATCGGGATCTTCGAGGACGCCTGGAAGCGGGCGATGGGCCTCGTCGACGCCGGGGTGGACGTCCTCGTCGTGGACATGGCGCACGGGCACTCCCAGGCCGTGCTGGAGATGATCTCCCGGCTCAAGGGCGACAGCGCGGCCGCGCACGTCGACGTCGTCGGCGGCAACGTCGCGACCCGCGCCGCGGCCCAGGCCCTCGTCGACGCCGGCGCGGACGGCATCAAGGTCGGCGTGGGACCGGGCTCGATCTGCACGACCCGCGTCGTCGCCGGGGTCGGGGTCCCGCAGGTCACCGCCATCCACGAGGCCGCCAAGGCCGCCAAGCGCGCCGGGGTCCCGGTCATCGGCGACGGCGGTCTGCAGTACTCCGGCGACATCGCCAAGGCCCTCGTGGCCGGGGCGGACACCGTGATGCTGGGTTCCCTGCTCGCCGGGTGCGACGAGAGCCCCGGGGACCTGGTCTTCATCAACGGCAAGCAGTTCAAGAGCTACCGCGGCATGGGGTCCCTGGGGGCCCAGCAGACCCGCCAGGGCGGGCGGTCGTTCTCCAAGGACCGCTACTTCCAGAACGACGTCGCCTCCGACGACCGGTTCGTCCCCGAGGGCGTCGAGGGCCAGGTGCCCTACCGCGGGCCGCTCTCGGCGGTCGCCCACCAGCTCGTCGGCGGTCTGCGGCAGTCGATGTTCTACGCCGGGGCGCGCACCGTCCCGCAGCTGCAGCAGGTCGGGAACTTCGTCCGGATCACCCCGGCCGGGTTGAAGGAGTCGCACCCCCACGACATCCAGATGACCGTCGAGGCGCCGAACTACAGCGGCCGCTGA
- the shbA gene encoding RNA polymerase sigma factor ShbA, translated as MSPGGDEAGGRPDADAVRRDVGAAVVPDLPRVEFPGDPAGELARPEHDGATRPAPGVTPGRSRPMDRTDAGGLQELATRALTGDQSAVADLLAAVRRLVHRYCRAKLGRLPGADHAAEDAAQEVCIAVLTALPRYKDTGRPFEAFVYRIAANKVADAQRASYRAPVPTEAVPDAATTEPGPEQLALDTFDAETVGRLLDTLPPKLREIITLRVGAGMSAEETGRALDMTAGAVRVAQHRAMQKLRKTAAEDVSLQVAP; from the coding sequence GTGAGCCCAGGGGGCGACGAGGCCGGCGGTCGGCCCGACGCGGACGCCGTACGGCGTGACGTCGGTGCCGCCGTCGTGCCCGACCTCCCGCGCGTGGAGTTCCCCGGCGACCCCGCGGGGGAGCTCGCCCGCCCCGAGCACGACGGGGCGACCCGCCCCGCTCCGGGTGTAACACCGGGCCGTTCCCGGCCGATGGACAGGACGGATGCCGGGGGGCTCCAGGAACTGGCGACGCGCGCGCTGACGGGGGATCAGAGCGCCGTCGCCGACCTCCTGGCCGCGGTGCGCCGCCTCGTCCACCGATACTGCCGGGCCAAGCTCGGGCGACTGCCCGGAGCTGATCACGCCGCCGAAGACGCGGCACAGGAGGTCTGCATCGCCGTGTTGACGGCCCTGCCTCGCTACAAGGACACCGGGCGCCCCTTCGAGGCGTTCGTGTACCGCATCGCGGCCAACAAGGTGGCCGACGCCCAGCGGGCCTCCTACCGCGCCCCGGTGCCGACCGAGGCCGTCCCGGACGCCGCGACCACCGAACCGGGTCCCGAGCAGCTCGCCCTGGACACCTTCGACGCCGAGACCGTCGGCCGGCTGCTGGACACCCTGCCGCCCAAGCTGCGCGAGATCATCACGCTGCGGGTGGGCGCGGGCATGTCCGCCGAGGAGACCGGCCGGGCCCTCGACATGACCGCCGGGGCCGTGCGCGTCGCCCAGCACCGGGCGATGCAGAAGCTGCGGAAGACCGCCGCCGAGGACGTCTCCCTGCAGGTGGCGCCGTGA
- a CDS encoding response regulator transcription factor: MATVLVCDDLPLAREAMRRMVAAVPGVTRVVGAASGEEALQRWPVERPSLVIMDVRMPGIGGVEAARRLLARHPEANVLMATMAEDGDGVARAVASGARGYLVKDVSREELATAVLQALQDVSRRRGGNRTRAVLTGRAPVLTEREQQVLVGMSRGRSNAEIGRELFLSEDTVKTHARRLFRKLEAADRAQAVAVGFRWGLVR; encoded by the coding sequence GTGGCAACGGTACTGGTCTGCGATGACCTTCCGCTGGCGCGCGAAGCGATGCGACGCATGGTGGCCGCCGTCCCGGGCGTGACCCGCGTCGTGGGTGCGGCCTCGGGCGAGGAGGCGCTCCAGCGCTGGCCCGTCGAGCGGCCCTCGCTCGTGATCATGGACGTCCGGATGCCCGGGATCGGTGGGGTCGAGGCCGCGCGCCGGCTGCTCGCCCGCCACCCCGAGGCGAACGTCCTCATGGCCACGATGGCCGAGGACGGCGACGGGGTGGCCCGCGCGGTCGCCTCCGGCGCCCGCGGGTACCTCGTCAAGGACGTCTCGCGCGAGGAGCTCGCCACCGCGGTGCTCCAGGCGCTGCAGGACGTCAGCCGCCGCCGCGGCGGCAACCGCACGCGAGCGGTGCTCACCGGCCGCGCGCCCGTCCTGACCGAGCGCGAGCAGCAGGTGCTCGTCGGCATGAGCCGCGGGCGCAGCAACGCCGAGATCGGCCGGGAGCTGTTCCTGTCCGAGGACACCGTCAAGACGCACGCGCGCCGGCTGTTCCGCAAGCTGGAGGCCGCCGACCGCGCTCAGGCGGTGGCTGTGGGATTCCGCTGGGGTCTCGTACGGTAG
- a CDS encoding MerR family transcriptional regulator, protein MSPAVPAPGSAVPPAPRMTLTVAAVARRLGVAPATLRTWDRRYGLGPSEHTAGAHRRYSSADLARLVVMRRLTLEGVAPAEAAQLAATTAVADGGFALASVSTIPAAVIEAAVTDAAAIAGPGSGLIPGLDAGLDAGLDVGLGDPAGAEGAGAAGADESEDAESRPLPEGPGPGDADWAVSSLADRFSEEVRGRGVAPAWDAVLSPALATRDAAMHAAVARTLAALPVATGERAVLLAGLHDPAAGAPRGPVLLAAAAALAAVGAGSRSVGEGVPVRVLAAAVRRARPPALLLHAATTPADGVVEDLAALARVRPAPLLVLVGEGWSPAVRDRLPGAEPASGLADAVARCVAAVTA, encoded by the coding sequence ATGTCCCCCGCCGTGCCCGCCCCGGGATCCGCCGTCCCGCCGGCCCCGCGCATGACGCTCACCGTCGCCGCGGTCGCGCGCCGCCTGGGGGTCGCTCCCGCCACGCTGCGGACCTGGGACCGCCGCTACGGGCTGGGACCCTCCGAGCACACCGCGGGCGCCCACCGCCGCTACTCCTCCGCCGACCTCGCCCGCCTCGTCGTCATGCGCCGCCTCACCCTCGAGGGGGTCGCCCCCGCCGAGGCCGCGCAGCTCGCCGCGACCACGGCCGTCGCCGACGGCGGCTTCGCGCTGGCCAGCGTCTCCACCATCCCCGCCGCCGTCATCGAGGCCGCCGTCACCGACGCGGCGGCCATCGCCGGGCCCGGCTCCGGCCTCATCCCCGGCCTGGACGCGGGCCTGGACGCGGGCCTGGACGTGGGCCTGGGCGACCCCGCCGGCGCGGAGGGCGCCGGGGCCGCCGGCGCCGACGAGTCCGAGGACGCCGAGAGCCGGCCCCTGCCGGAGGGGCCGGGCCCCGGTGACGCCGACTGGGCGGTGAGCAGCCTCGCGGACCGCTTCAGCGAGGAGGTCCGCGGCCGCGGGGTCGCTCCCGCCTGGGACGCGGTGCTCAGCCCGGCCCTGGCCACCCGCGACGCGGCGATGCACGCGGCCGTGGCCCGCACCCTGGCCGCCCTGCCCGTCGCCACCGGCGAGCGCGCCGTCCTGCTCGCCGGGCTGCACGACCCCGCGGCGGGCGCGCCCCGGGGGCCGGTGCTGCTGGCCGCCGCCGCCGCGCTGGCCGCGGTGGGCGCGGGGTCGCGCAGCGTGGGCGAGGGCGTGCCGGTGCGGGTCCTAGCCGCCGCGGTCCGCCGGGCGCGGCCCCCGGCGCTGCTGCTGCACGCCGCCACCACCCCCGCCGACGGCGTCGTGGAGGACCTCGCCGCCCTGGCCCGGGTCCGGCCCGCGCCCCTGCTCGTGCTCGTGGGGGAGGGGTGGAGCCCCGCCGTGCGGGACCGCCTGCCCGGGGCCGAGCCCGCGAGCGGCCTGGCCGACGCCGTCGCCCGGTGCGTGGCCGCGGTCACGGCCTGA
- a CDS encoding WhiB family transcriptional regulator, with the protein MAEISRLPGPVADVWEWQLDGACREADPNLFFHPEGERGPARRNRDAAAQAVCAGCPVLEMCRKHALKVREPYGVWGGLTEDDREAVYATERRRGLRIAS; encoded by the coding sequence ATGGCCGAGATCTCCCGCCTCCCCGGACCCGTCGCCGACGTCTGGGAGTGGCAGCTCGACGGCGCCTGCCGCGAGGCCGACCCGAACCTCTTCTTCCACCCCGAGGGCGAGCGCGGCCCGGCCCGCCGCAACCGCGACGCCGCGGCGCAGGCCGTGTGCGCCGGCTGCCCCGTCCTCGAGATGTGCCGCAAGCACGCCCTCAAGGTCCGCGAGCCCTACGGCGTGTGGGGCGGCCTGACCGAGGACGACCGCGAGGCCGTGTACGCCACCGAGCGCCGCCGCGGGCTGCGCATCGCCAGCTGA